From Acinetobacter suaedae, one genomic window encodes:
- the coaBC gene encoding bifunctional phosphopantothenoylcysteine decarboxylase/phosphopantothenate--cysteine ligase CoaBC, which produces MSFDLSVIPHKNIILAVTGGIAAYKSAILVRRLKDFGFDVRVVMTHGAQAFITPLTFQALSGNPVHTELLDPEAEAGMGHIELARWADLVLVAPASCDTIAKFANGLADDLLSTLYLATKAPVWVAPAMNQQMWAAKATQRNLQTLVEDGVHVIMPDAGEQACGDVGLGRMPEPEDLARQVAAYFHKAQRAIAEKFGLLAGKRVTITAGPTREAIDPVRYISNHSTGKMGFALAAACYAAGAKVTLVAGPVSLDTPNGVERINVKSAMQMLDASMNQLEEGCDIFIATAAVADYRVAEVAEHKIKKAGDELAVSLVKNPDIVATIAQQQQRPFMVGFAAETRNVEEYAAGKLVAKKLDMIACNDVSRPDIGFASDENAMTVFFAQSYHLEKRELEKASKQEISQQLVEAIHDALLQK; this is translated from the coding sequence GTGAGCTTCGATCTTAGTGTTATTCCTCATAAAAACATTATATTGGCGGTTACTGGCGGCATTGCTGCCTATAAAAGTGCCATTTTGGTACGTCGTTTAAAAGACTTTGGTTTTGATGTCCGTGTGGTCATGACACATGGCGCACAAGCTTTTATTACGCCATTAACCTTTCAGGCACTTTCAGGTAATCCTGTACATACAGAGCTACTTGATCCAGAAGCTGAAGCAGGTATGGGGCATATCGAATTGGCGCGTTGGGCAGATTTAGTGTTGGTCGCACCTGCAAGTTGTGACACGATCGCAAAATTTGCAAATGGTTTAGCTGATGATTTGCTCAGCACATTATATTTAGCAACCAAAGCACCTGTTTGGGTAGCGCCTGCAATGAACCAGCAGATGTGGGCGGCAAAAGCGACTCAGCGTAATTTGCAAACTTTGGTTGAAGATGGCGTGCATGTCATTATGCCTGATGCAGGTGAGCAAGCTTGCGGTGATGTAGGTTTAGGGCGTATGCCTGAACCAGAGGACTTGGCAAGACAAGTCGCTGCTTACTTCCATAAAGCACAACGTGCGATTGCGGAAAAGTTTGGTTTACTGGCAGGAAAACGCGTCACCATTACTGCAGGACCAACGCGTGAAGCGATTGATCCTGTACGTTATATTTCAAATCATAGTACGGGTAAAATGGGCTTTGCTTTGGCAGCCGCATGCTATGCTGCGGGCGCAAAAGTAACGTTGGTGGCGGGGCCAGTCAGTTTAGATACCCCAAATGGTGTAGAGCGAATTAATGTAAAATCTGCAATGCAAATGTTAGATGCCAGTATGAATCAGCTTGAAGAAGGCTGCGATATCTTTATTGCGACTGCGGCAGTTGCGGATTATCGTGTGGCTGAAGTAGCTGAGCATAAAATCAAAAAAGCGGGTGATGAGCTGGCAGTATCGTTGGTGAAAAATCCGGATATTGTTGCGACGATTGCACAGCAACAACAGCGTCCCTTCATGGTGGGCTTTGCTGCGGAAACACGTAATGTGGAAGAATATGCAGCAGGGAAGTTGGTTGCTAAAAAGCTCGATATGATTGCATGTAACGATGTTTCTCGCCCTGATATTGGTTTTGCTTCTGATGAAAATGCGATGACCGTATTCTTCGCGCAATCCTATCATCTAGAGAAACGTGAGTTAGAGAAAGCGTCTAAGCAAGAAATATCACAACAATTGGTTGAAGCTATCCATGATGCGTTACTGCAAAAATAG
- the radC gene encoding RadC family protein: MNQSIKQSIKAWPEQERPRERLLFQGAQSLSDAELLAIFLRSGSKQHSAVELARILIQHFGGLNPIFDASLEDLSQFNGIASTKYAQLMAVKELGRRYLNNHFQQQRLCLDTSSLVLDYLRYELMGEKQEVFAVLCLDAELRKLHFKKLFFGSHHSCSVSLNQTLRYVLQQQACQIVVAHNHPYGIAHPSTEDLYLTQQLKQACKLLEIHLIDHFIISPESYFSFSEQQLLNPTKIKQSDLDKE, from the coding sequence ATGAATCAATCTATTAAGCAGTCCATCAAAGCATGGCCTGAACAAGAACGACCAAGAGAGCGTTTATTATTTCAAGGGGCTCAAAGTTTATCCGATGCAGAACTTCTTGCGATTTTTTTACGTTCAGGTTCTAAACAACATTCCGCAGTTGAACTAGCGCGCATCCTCATTCAACACTTTGGTGGGCTGAATCCTATTTTTGATGCCTCACTTGAAGATTTATCCCAATTCAATGGCATCGCCTCCACTAAATATGCCCAGCTCATGGCAGTAAAAGAACTTGGACGGCGCTATTTAAACAATCATTTTCAACAACAACGACTTTGTCTGGATACCTCTAGTCTGGTACTCGACTATTTACGCTATGAATTGATGGGTGAAAAACAAGAAGTCTTTGCGGTACTGTGTTTAGATGCTGAGTTAAGGAAGTTACATTTCAAGAAATTGTTTTTTGGCTCACATCATTCGTGTAGTGTTTCATTGAATCAAACACTACGTTATGTATTACAACAACAAGCCTGCCAAATCGTGGTTGCGCATAATCATCCCTATGGAATTGCTCATCCTTCAACTGAAGATCTTTACCTTACACAACAGCTCAAACAAGCGTGTAAATTACTTGAAATCCATCTGATCGATCACTTTATTATTTCGCCTGAAAGCTATTTTTCTTTTTCTGAGCAACAACTACTCAACCCTACTAAAATCAAGCAATCTGATCTTGACAAAGAGTAA
- a CDS encoding bestrophin family protein — MIVRDQPSIFKVLFSWRGTILPKILPSLGFVMLVSAIIGGIEYVNLYRFPEIPLVGFTLIGVVLSIFLGFKNSACYERWWEARKLWGVLIATARHFDRDCRVLTQARRERVIQNVIVFANVLRDRLRHQTANPTELTETSGLSPQALTQLYQQQNAPQYTLSLIQWELLQALKEGEITDIIYTQMNQHVAALSEMQTGCDRIANTPIPFAYSVLLNRTVYFFCVMLPFSLGSLLGLVTPLLVGILAYTFLGLDALSTEIEEPFGTQSNDLPLDAMVRNIEIELLGTLGRPTPPPIQAHDHNLL; from the coding sequence ATGATTGTTCGTGACCAGCCCAGTATTTTTAAAGTTTTATTTTCGTGGCGTGGGACGATTTTACCTAAAATTTTACCCTCACTCGGCTTTGTTATGCTGGTCTCAGCCATCATCGGTGGTATTGAGTATGTCAATTTATACCGCTTTCCTGAAATTCCGTTAGTTGGCTTCACTCTAATCGGCGTCGTACTCTCGATTTTCCTTGGTTTCAAGAATAGTGCTTGTTATGAACGTTGGTGGGAAGCGCGTAAACTGTGGGGTGTATTAATTGCCACAGCTCGGCATTTCGATCGTGATTGTCGTGTTCTAACCCAAGCGCGTCGTGAACGTGTAATCCAAAATGTGATTGTGTTTGCCAACGTTTTACGTGACCGTTTACGTCATCAAACTGCCAATCCTACAGAGCTGACTGAAACAAGTGGTTTAAGTCCGCAAGCGCTTACTCAACTCTATCAACAACAAAATGCGCCGCAGTACACACTCAGCTTAATCCAATGGGAGCTTTTACAAGCACTCAAAGAAGGCGAAATCACAGATATTATTTATACTCAAATGAATCAACATGTAGCAGCATTAAGTGAAATGCAGACAGGCTGTGATCGTATTGCGAATACCCCGATTCCATTTGCGTATTCTGTTTTACTGAATCGCACGGTGTATTTTTTCTGTGTCATGTTGCCGTTTAGCTTAGGCTCGTTATTAGGCTTAGTCACACCTCTTTTAGTTGGAATCTTGGCTTATACTTTTCTCGGTTTGGATGCATTAAGTACAGAAATCGAAGAACCCTTTGGTACACAAAGCAATGACTTACCATTAGATGCAATGGTACGTAACATTGAAATCGAGCTACTCGGTACTTTAGGTCGTCCGACTCCACCGCCGATTCAGGCACATGATCATAATTTATTATGA
- a CDS encoding PHP domain-containing protein — protein sequence MFGVDLHTHTLISDGTYSPEQLVQAAVDLKIHTLAVTDHDTMDGLTRAQRYLDEHAQDHDIRLISGVEVSSQWSRPNTKKSYGVHIVALNMQDETPIRELLEQQKKVRAERAKVICDLLEKCIGFDIYPEVIAKVDGHADRVTRTHIAKTLVEKNIVSRPQQAFDRFLKEGKKAFVKFDGVGLKETIDVIHASQGFAVLAHPTRYDLSATNIRYLIELFAASGGDAVELPPSIEPASTRQMVDRMIQQCDLAVSIGSDFHGDNMPWIKLGQTPRVKEGQRGVWEQFKYPTS from the coding sequence ATGTTCGGTGTCGATTTACATACACATACGCTCATTTCAGATGGAACCTACTCTCCTGAGCAATTGGTACAAGCCGCTGTGGATTTAAAAATTCATACTTTAGCGGTGACTGACCATGACACAATGGATGGTTTAACGCGGGCGCAGCGTTATCTTGATGAGCATGCTCAAGATCATGATATTCGGCTGATTTCAGGTGTAGAGGTATCAAGCCAATGGTCTAGACCAAATACCAAAAAGAGTTATGGGGTGCATATTGTCGCTTTGAATATGCAGGATGAAACCCCAATCAGGGAACTGCTGGAACAGCAGAAGAAAGTGCGTGCCGAACGTGCAAAAGTCATTTGTGATTTATTGGAAAAATGTATTGGTTTTGATATTTATCCTGAGGTGATTGCCAAAGTTGATGGACATGCGGATCGCGTAACACGAACACATATTGCCAAAACCTTGGTCGAAAAGAATATCGTGAGCCGCCCTCAACAAGCATTTGATCGCTTTCTCAAAGAAGGCAAAAAAGCATTTGTTAAGTTTGATGGCGTTGGATTAAAAGAAACCATCGATGTGATTCATGCCAGTCAGGGCTTTGCCGTGTTAGCACACCCAACACGTTATGATCTTTCTGCGACCAATATCCGCTATCTGATTGAGTTATTTGCTGCAAGCGGTGGTGATGCTGTTGAGTTGCCACCAAGTATAGAACCAGCTTCGACTCGACAAATGGTGGATCGAATGATTCAGCAATGTGATTTAGCGGTATCGATTGGTAGTGATTTTCATGGCGACAATATGCCTTGGATTAAATTAGGACAAACACCTCGAGTTAAAGAAGGGCAACGAGGTGTTTGGGAGCAATTTAAATATCCAACATCATAA
- a CDS encoding inner membrane-spanning protein YciB, protein MKALLDYLPLIIFFYFYKTTDPKDSQHPLLELVGSTGNTDQNHILVATCALLISTLVVYGCLFLFQKFKLEKMQWFIVVMSVIFGGITLAFSDVTYIKLKAVIINVGIGLGFLITPLFNKERMPIIQKMLGSVLELSKKGWMNLNWAWCGQFFLLASLHYFFGFLFLDGKYWGEFTAFGDIIVSLTYLAVILFCLRKYFKTTT, encoded by the coding sequence ATGAAAGCGTTGCTCGACTATCTCCCTCTGATTATCTTCTTCTATTTTTATAAAACCACTGACCCTAAAGATAGTCAGCATCCATTGTTGGAATTGGTTGGCAGTACTGGCAATACCGATCAAAATCACATTCTTGTCGCAACCTGTGCCTTACTTATTTCCACATTGGTGGTGTATGGCTGCTTATTTTTATTCCAAAAATTTAAATTGGAAAAAATGCAGTGGTTTATTGTGGTCATGTCCGTCATTTTTGGTGGTATTACCTTAGCATTCAGTGATGTAACCTATATCAAATTAAAAGCGGTCATTATCAATGTCGGAATTGGTCTCGGTTTTTTGATTACCCCATTATTCAACAAAGAACGTATGCCGATTATCCAGAAAATGCTTGGCTCAGTATTGGAGCTCAGTAAAAAAGGCTGGATGAATCTAAACTGGGCATGGTGTGGTCAATTCTTCTTACTCGCAAGTTTGCATTATTTCTTCGGCTTTTTATTTTTAGATGGAAAATACTGGGGCGAATTCACTGCTTTTGGCGATATTATCGTTTCTCTCACTTACCTTGCTGTTATACTATTTTGCTTAAGAAAGTATTTTAAAACCACCACCTAA
- a CDS encoding YciI family protein, whose amino-acid sequence MPYFVLSCTDREGTLEKRLATRPQHIERLQKLDDEGRLIAAGAHPIDPNNPQAGFLGSTIIVEFDSREALDVWIEEEPFLKEGIYESIDVKPFNKAFPKG is encoded by the coding sequence ATGCCCTATTTCGTACTCAGTTGTACTGATCGTGAAGGAACTTTAGAAAAACGTTTAGCAACACGCCCACAACATATAGAACGCCTACAAAAACTAGATGATGAAGGACGTTTGATTGCTGCTGGTGCTCACCCAATCGACCCCAATAATCCACAGGCTGGTTTTCTGGGCAGCACGATTATTGTTGAATTTGATAGCCGTGAAGCATTGGATGTGTGGATTGAAGAAGAACCATTTTTAAAAGAAGGAATTTACGAAAGTATTGACGTAAAACCTTTTAATAAAGCTTTTCCAAAAGGGTAA
- the mnmC gene encoding FAD-dependent 5-carboxymethylaminomethyl-2-thiouridine(34) oxidoreductase MnmC — MSHSSKIQTAELDWEMVDGIDLPISKQFGDVYFSKDNGLLETRHVFLNGNDLNERLSQLNDYQYFCVGETGFGTGLNILTLWQLWQQIRPNNHSHLHVISVEKFPLRRTDLIRALNAWPELAPLAQKLIAQYPLPIAGCHRLSFPEERFSIDLWLGDAQDIFPNIPKTQTVNAWFLDGFAPSCNPDMWQENVLNNIVRLSDFGTTFASFSVAGVLKRGLKQHGIKISRPRGFGHKREMLKAIWLDQASSETHSIDSIKTVIHAQNDQIPQFTKQQKIAIIGAGIAGLSTAWAFAQRGHQITIYEQNEPLSGASGNPLALLNPKLCPIEQAHEHLMTLSWQHALNFYARFKAFRAIQVEQMALKNPDELLQLAEQYPDQVLTTHTSAEIRPQTEFPSLTLQQAGAVAPHQLRDEILQHPNIAVKKAKVSRLNSIGTQTELWQDQHHLATADHVIVCCAKQSAALFDHYPVLKPIRGQVSWVKNTNQALSLEQAYSYGGYCMQLDSSQLILGASFYPNRDDTEVLLEDHVHNYQLIHSIFPTYAEQLPATDTWQGRASVRAQTLDYFPLVGKIQNDPSIYTFAGLGSKGFLFAPLCSEILVALVLGELCPVPQSLLSKLDPQRFQKKAKVKKPYYSG, encoded by the coding sequence ATGTCTCACTCATCAAAAATACAAACCGCTGAATTGGATTGGGAAATGGTCGATGGTATTGACCTTCCCATTTCTAAACAGTTTGGCGATGTCTACTTTTCCAAAGATAATGGTTTACTCGAAACTCGCCATGTATTTTTAAATGGCAATGATTTAAACGAGCGCCTATCACAACTCAACGACTATCAATATTTCTGTGTGGGTGAAACGGGTTTTGGTACAGGTTTAAATATTTTAACCTTGTGGCAACTCTGGCAACAGATTCGTCCAAATAACCACAGCCATTTACATGTCATTAGTGTAGAAAAATTTCCGCTTCGCCGAACTGATTTGATCCGAGCGCTGAATGCTTGGCCAGAGTTAGCACCTCTAGCACAAAAACTCATTGCACAATATCCCCTGCCTATTGCAGGATGTCATCGTCTTAGTTTTCCAGAGGAAAGATTTAGCATCGATTTGTGGTTAGGTGACGCACAAGATATTTTCCCAAATATCCCTAAAACACAAACTGTTAATGCATGGTTTCTCGATGGTTTTGCACCTTCTTGTAACCCAGACATGTGGCAAGAAAATGTGCTGAATAATATCGTACGTTTATCTGATTTTGGAACGACCTTTGCATCCTTTAGTGTAGCTGGTGTACTCAAACGAGGACTGAAACAACATGGTATTAAAATCAGTCGTCCACGTGGTTTTGGTCATAAAAGAGAAATGCTCAAAGCGATTTGGCTCGATCAAGCATCCTCGGAAACGCATTCGATCGATTCAATAAAAACAGTCATTCATGCTCAGAATGATCAAATACCCCAGTTCACCAAACAACAGAAAATCGCAATTATCGGCGCAGGAATTGCGGGTTTAAGCACAGCATGGGCATTTGCACAGCGTGGTCATCAAATCACGATCTACGAGCAAAATGAGCCACTCTCAGGCGCATCTGGTAATCCTCTTGCCTTACTCAATCCAAAATTATGTCCAATCGAGCAGGCACATGAACATTTGATGACCTTAAGCTGGCAACATGCATTGAATTTTTATGCACGTTTCAAAGCTTTTCGAGCCATTCAAGTTGAGCAAATGGCCTTAAAGAATCCAGATGAACTGTTGCAGCTAGCCGAACAATATCCTGATCAAGTATTAACGACTCATACATCGGCTGAAATTAGGCCTCAAACAGAATTTCCGAGTTTGACGTTACAACAAGCAGGTGCCGTGGCACCACATCAGCTCCGTGATGAAATCTTACAACATCCCAACATTGCTGTGAAAAAAGCCAAAGTTTCACGCTTAAATAGCATAGGAACACAAACCGAGCTATGGCAAGATCAACACCATCTTGCCACTGCCGATCACGTCATTGTTTGTTGCGCAAAACAAAGTGCAGCATTGTTTGACCATTATCCTGTTTTAAAACCGATTCGTGGGCAAGTGAGCTGGGTTAAAAATACCAATCAAGCATTATCTCTTGAACAAGCCTATAGCTATGGTGGCTATTGCATGCAATTGGATTCATCACAATTGATCTTAGGTGCATCCTTTTATCCGAATCGTGATGACACTGAAGTTTTGCTTGAAGATCATGTGCATAACTACCAACTTATCCACAGTATCTTTCCAACATATGCAGAGCAACTTCCCGCAACAGATACTTGGCAAGGTCGAGCATCAGTTCGTGCACAAACTTTGGATTACTTTCCGTTGGTAGGCAAGATACAAAACGATCCATCTATTTATACGTTTGCGGGTTTAGGTTCCAAAGGTTTCTTATTTGCGCCATTATGCAGTGAAATCTTGGTAGCATTGGTATTAGGTGAACTTTGCCCTGTACCGCAAAGCCTATTGAGTAAACTCGATCCTCAACGCTTTCAAAAGAAAGCTAAAGTAAAAAAACCGTATTATTCAGGTTAA
- a CDS encoding rhodanese-like domain-containing protein yields the protein MIRKQEITTFEFPEGAVIWDVRDTKAYAEAHVKGAMNRPIAELNADSLTQVAADQPIYILCGGGSKAPRAAELLEGIDSSREYVVLMGGTRAARDAGLPLEQGA from the coding sequence ATGATCCGTAAACAAGAAATTACAACATTTGAGTTCCCAGAAGGCGCTGTCATTTGGGATGTCCGAGATACCAAAGCGTATGCAGAGGCTCATGTAAAAGGGGCGATGAATCGTCCAATTGCTGAGTTAAATGCGGATAGTTTGACTCAAGTTGCAGCGGATCAGCCGATTTATATTCTATGTGGTGGTGGCAGTAAAGCCCCACGTGCGGCAGAGTTATTGGAAGGGATTGATAGTTCTCGTGAATATGTGGTTCTCATGGGCGGAACACGTGCAGCACGTGATGCCGGCTTGCCTTTGGAGCAAGGTGCTTAA
- a CDS encoding YajQ family cyclic di-GMP-binding protein, with protein MPSFDIVSELELFEVNHAVQNTQKEIGTRFDFRGQDVSIELNEKNKEIKISTESDFQCEQVYTMLENHFYKRKVDVQALDPQKATASGKHVVQVIKLKDGLDSDTAKKINKAIKESGIKAQSSIQGDKIRVTDKKRDTLQQVMNFLREQQFGLPLQFNNFKD; from the coding sequence ATGCCTTCTTTTGATATTGTTTCTGAATTAGAGTTATTTGAAGTCAATCATGCTGTGCAAAACACACAAAAAGAGATTGGTACTCGTTTTGACTTTCGTGGACAAGACGTTTCGATTGAGTTAAATGAGAAAAATAAAGAAATTAAAATCTCAACTGAAAGTGACTTCCAATGTGAGCAAGTTTATACCATGCTTGAAAATCACTTCTACAAGCGTAAAGTAGATGTACAAGCTTTAGATCCTCAAAAAGCAACGGCTTCGGGCAAACATGTTGTTCAAGTGATCAAGCTTAAGGATGGACTTGACTCAGATACTGCAAAAAAAATTAATAAAGCCATTAAAGAAAGTGGCATCAAAGCGCAATCTTCTATCCAAGGAGACAAAATCCGTGTCACGGACAAAAAGCGCGATACTTTACAGCAAGTGATGAACTTTTTACGTGAACAACAATTTGGTCTACCACTGCAATTTAATAATTTCAAAGACTAA
- a CDS encoding DUF4442 domain-containing protein: MAKDNRLYTLVKTTSKFPKSIRSTLWSKAFGRVVPMVGTANIRYLEVDKDHVTVRIENQRNMQNHIKGVHAAAMALLAETATGFLTGLHVPDNRILLIKSLHVDYLKVAQGGLTATATLSADQQKFIADNEKGELLIPVTVIDDSGNEPIQCQMLWAWLPKRKK; this comes from the coding sequence ATGGCAAAAGATAACCGCCTTTATACGCTGGTTAAAACCACTTCTAAATTTCCGAAAAGCATCCGTAGCACGCTATGGAGTAAAGCCTTTGGTCGTGTTGTCCCAATGGTTGGAACTGCAAATATTCGCTATTTAGAAGTGGATAAAGACCATGTCACAGTTCGTATCGAAAACCAACGTAATATGCAAAATCATATTAAAGGTGTTCATGCAGCTGCAATGGCGTTATTGGCTGAAACAGCAACAGGCTTCTTAACAGGCTTACATGTACCCGATAATCGTATTTTATTGATTAAATCGTTACATGTAGATTATTTGAAAGTGGCACAAGGTGGTTTGACTGCAACAGCAACATTATCAGCCGATCAACAAAAGTTTATCGCTGACAATGAAAAAGGCGAGTTATTGATTCCCGTGACCGTTATTGATGATTCTGGCAATGAGCCCATCCAATGCCAAATGCTTTGGGCTTGGCTGCCAAAACGTAAGAAATAA
- a CDS encoding GAF domain-containing protein, translating to MAEELVLQQGDKAEQYQSIIPQIQAIVEGESDVIANLANICAALKQQFDWLWIGFYLVKQNELVLGPFQGPIACTRIAKGRGVCGTAWQQQQVMIVPDVDQFPGHIACSSASRSEIVLPVIKNGECVAVLDIDSEELNQFDEIDAEYLQQLIIIIETFI from the coding sequence ATGGCTGAAGAGTTAGTTTTACAGCAAGGTGATAAGGCTGAGCAATATCAAAGTATTATTCCGCAAATTCAGGCAATTGTTGAGGGTGAGTCTGATGTGATCGCCAATCTTGCGAATATTTGTGCTGCGTTAAAACAACAATTTGATTGGCTGTGGATTGGCTTTTATCTTGTTAAACAAAATGAATTAGTATTGGGACCATTTCAAGGGCCGATTGCATGTACTCGTATAGCCAAAGGCCGTGGCGTGTGTGGTACTGCGTGGCAACAACAGCAAGTAATGATTGTACCTGATGTAGATCAGTTTCCAGGACACATTGCATGTAGCTCTGCTTCAAGATCGGAAATTGTGTTACCTGTCATCAAAAATGGTGAGTGTGTTGCTGTTCTGGATATTGATAGTGAAGAACTGAATCAATTTGATGAGATAGATGCTGAATACCTACAGCAATTGATCATTATTATTGAGACCTTTATTTAA
- a CDS encoding acyl-CoA thioesterase yields the protein MTTERPNQPEGTLSLQTIAMPADTNWSGDVFGGWIVSQMDLAGAIHVERLSKGRCATIAINQMSFLVPVKVGNVISCYTKILKVGNTSVQVQIEVWNSHDDSRKPVRITEGVFTFVAVDVNGNKRVIAEEIKQGFATTE from the coding sequence ATGACGACGGAGCGCCCAAACCAGCCAGAAGGAACTTTATCGTTACAGACAATTGCAATGCCAGCAGATACCAACTGGAGTGGAGATGTGTTTGGTGGGTGGATTGTTTCACAGATGGATTTAGCAGGTGCAATTCACGTTGAGCGGTTGAGTAAAGGGCGTTGTGCAACCATTGCAATTAATCAGATGAGTTTTCTTGTTCCTGTGAAGGTAGGGAATGTGATTAGTTGTTATACCAAAATTTTGAAAGTGGGTAACACTTCAGTACAAGTCCAAATTGAAGTGTGGAATAGCCATGATGACTCTCGTAAGCCTGTTCGTATTACGGAAGGTGTATTTACTTTTGTGGCAGTTGATGTAAATGGTAATAAGCGTGTGATTGCAGAAGAGATTAAACAGGGTTTTGCAACAACTGAATAA
- the trxC gene encoding thioredoxin TrxC gives MIIVCTSCGAKNRVPEEKLAVHPNCGQCHQALLPLTPIELNEQNFSHFISNNDLPVLIDLWAEWCGPCKMMAPHFAQVAKQNPYVIFAKIDTEANPRLSAAFNVRSIPTLVLMNKTTELARVSGALRATELQQWLDQQLQQHQGH, from the coding sequence ATGATTATTGTCTGTACATCCTGTGGTGCAAAAAATCGTGTTCCTGAAGAAAAGCTAGCTGTTCATCCAAATTGTGGTCAATGTCATCAAGCTTTATTACCTTTAACGCCCATCGAGTTAAACGAACAAAATTTTAGTCATTTTATTAGCAATAATGATCTCCCTGTTTTGATTGATCTGTGGGCTGAATGGTGTGGTCCTTGTAAAATGATGGCACCGCATTTTGCTCAGGTTGCTAAGCAAAATCCTTATGTCATTTTTGCAAAAATTGATACTGAGGCAAATCCTCGTTTGAGTGCTGCATTTAATGTTCGTAGTATTCCAACACTGGTTTTAATGAATAAAACGACAGAGTTGGCAAGAGTTAGTGGTGCTTTACGGGCGACAGAGTTACAACAATGGTTAGACCAGCAATTACAACAACATCAAGGACATTAA
- a CDS encoding alpha/beta hydrolase: MHTYTVEPLYVPSGDETIAADFYLPKSNIKPAVIIMAHGFAGLRQFKLVQYAQRFAKAGYAVILFDYRYWGGSTGKPRELVSLTAQLDDWKTIVQFASNCKLIDNRRIILWGTSLSGGYALSLATDLKNIQAVMVQVPYVDGAETAKLYPLQRYPEALKRSSQDYMGSKMGLVPKTLPVVDQYKLCFLPTSDSYYGYHSIVNPDYYWSGEVPARVFFNLMRYRPIQYVRKINIPVLFIAAKQDSLIPIASSREAATNIAPFVSYHEWEMKHFDIYHGSWFEKAVTTQLEFLHQHIGVM, translated from the coding sequence ATGCACACCTATACCGTTGAGCCGTTGTATGTTCCGAGTGGTGATGAAACAATCGCAGCAGATTTTTATCTTCCCAAATCTAACATTAAGCCAGCAGTTATTATCATGGCTCATGGGTTTGCTGGTTTGCGTCAATTTAAATTAGTTCAATATGCTCAGCGGTTTGCAAAAGCAGGATATGCGGTCATTTTATTTGATTATCGCTATTGGGGGGGGAGTACAGGAAAGCCTAGAGAGTTAGTCTCTTTAACTGCTCAGCTTGATGACTGGAAGACGATTGTTCAGTTTGCATCAAATTGTAAGTTGATTGATAACAGACGAATCATTCTTTGGGGAACCTCTTTAAGTGGTGGATATGCCCTGAGTTTGGCCACGGATCTAAAAAATATTCAAGCTGTCATGGTACAAGTGCCTTATGTTGATGGTGCTGAAACCGCTAAACTTTATCCACTCCAGCGTTATCCCGAAGCGTTAAAGCGTTCTAGCCAAGATTATATGGGATCAAAAATGGGGTTAGTACCAAAGACATTACCTGTTGTAGACCAATATAAATTATGTTTTCTACCAACCTCTGATAGTTATTATGGCTATCATTCCATTGTGAATCCTGATTATTATTGGAGTGGGGAAGTTCCTGCTCGTGTTTTTTTTAATTTAATGCGCTATCGTCCTATTCAGTATGTACGCAAGATAAATATTCCAGTTTTATTCATTGCAGCAAAACAAGATAGTTTGATTCCCATCGCATCTAGTCGTGAGGCCGCAACCAATATCGCCCCTTTTGTGAGCTATCATGAGTGGGAAATGAAGCATTTTGATATTTATCATGGTTCTTGGTTTGAAAAAGCGGTCACAACCCAATTAGAATTTTTACATCAACATATTGGAGTGATGTGA